A section of the Streptomyces sp. NBC_01363 genome encodes:
- a CDS encoding TetR/AcrR family transcriptional regulator — protein MQSANEERAGDGRPVRADARISRERIVAAAGQLFAEEGVSVSLERIAQHAGVGSATLHRHFQGRRALAVAVMDERVRALCARARRLSTECEPGQALEAWVRAVVEHNSTFRGLAALLCEDLAEPGQHVEARHDEVRAAGGELLHRAQQAGEARHDITISDLLNLANGIAVATERVRDRERQADHLLDVVITGVRPRAYMAARDAHTQDRLDSPSKTRRASASPGDGQGQEGGRGPGSP, from the coding sequence ATGCAGTCGGCGAACGAGGAACGCGCGGGCGACGGCCGACCCGTACGTGCTGATGCCCGGATCAGCCGCGAGCGGATCGTGGCCGCCGCCGGCCAACTGTTCGCCGAGGAGGGCGTGTCGGTCTCCCTGGAGCGGATTGCCCAGCACGCCGGGGTGGGTTCGGCGACGCTGCACCGCCACTTCCAGGGGCGACGCGCACTGGCCGTTGCGGTGATGGACGAGCGGGTCCGGGCCCTGTGCGCACGAGCGCGTCGGCTCTCGACCGAGTGTGAACCCGGCCAGGCCCTCGAAGCGTGGGTACGGGCAGTCGTGGAGCACAACAGCACGTTTCGTGGCCTTGCCGCGCTGCTGTGCGAGGATCTCGCCGAGCCCGGACAGCACGTGGAGGCGCGGCACGACGAAGTGCGCGCGGCGGGAGGCGAGCTCCTGCACCGTGCGCAGCAGGCGGGTGAGGCCCGGCACGACATCACCATCTCGGATCTCCTCAACCTTGCCAACGGGATCGCGGTTGCCACCGAGCGGGTGCGGGACCGGGAGAGGCAAGCCGATCACCTGCTCGATGTCGTGATCACCGGCGTGCGGCCCCGCGCCTACATGGCCGCACGCGATGCCCACACCCAGGACAGGCTGGATAGTCCATCGAAAACCCGGAGAGCAAGCGCCAGCCCGGGTGACGGGCAGGGACAGGAAGGCGGTCGGGGCCCTGGCTCTCCGTGA
- a CDS encoding class I SAM-dependent methyltransferase, whose translation MTEPSYLAAVRESYDTVAADYAEYVPAPDDLDPISRAMLSAFVELVWTADRGDVADLGCGPGKVTAYLAEIGVSAFGIDVSPKMIGLAREAHPDLRFTVGSMTALDIDDNELGGILAYYSIHHTPPELLPVVFAEFQRTLAPGGHLMVVGRVGNGEHRHVKNAYGDHPAFFDSYLLPADRIAELLDRAGLVVTTRLVQEPAEEGKRAIASLLAHKPEPLRS comes from the coding sequence GTGACTGAACCCTCCTACCTTGCTGCGGTTCGGGAGTCGTACGACACCGTCGCCGCCGACTACGCGGAGTACGTGCCTGCCCCCGATGATCTTGATCCGATATCGCGTGCGATGCTGTCCGCGTTCGTCGAACTCGTGTGGACCGCCGACCGAGGTGACGTCGCGGACCTGGGCTGCGGCCCCGGCAAAGTGACGGCGTATCTCGCCGAAATAGGGGTGTCGGCATTCGGGATCGACGTGTCGCCGAAGATGATCGGCCTGGCACGCGAAGCACATCCGGACCTGCGGTTCACGGTGGGCTCGATGACTGCGCTGGACATCGATGACAACGAGCTCGGCGGCATCCTGGCCTATTACTCCATTCACCACACGCCACCGGAGCTGCTCCCGGTCGTGTTCGCCGAATTTCAGCGCACCTTGGCGCCCGGTGGGCATCTGATGGTCGTCGGGCGGGTGGGAAACGGCGAGCATCGGCATGTGAAGAATGCCTACGGCGACCATCCCGCGTTCTTCGACTCCTACCTGCTGCCGGCCGACCGGATCGCCGAACTGCTGGACCGGGCCGGGCTCGTGGTGACCACGCGGCTGGTGCAGGAGCCCGCCGAAGAGGGGAAGAGAGCGATCGCCAGCCTCTTGGCCCACAAGCCGGAGCCACTCCGGTCCTGA
- a CDS encoding helix-turn-helix domain-containing protein: MSETGRTRRRRRTREETEADLLAAARRLLQRDGVLAGVNLREIATEAGVNHGQIYQYFGTRQALLRAAAADLVQRQAADQDGHWELPFSERRQAMFRHRLGEPELVKLEALLALDGDGDFSPLPRFTQTRQSLERDRDEGSLPEDADAVADHVMTAAAQMGYIIFREAYARDTGISLEELDERAARAFARMVAGLTTPSPKQGPPE, from the coding sequence ATGAGCGAGACCGGCAGGACGCGGCGGCGACGGCGCACCCGCGAGGAGACCGAGGCGGACCTGCTGGCGGCCGCGCGCCGACTCCTCCAGCGCGACGGCGTGCTCGCCGGGGTCAACCTTCGGGAGATCGCCACCGAGGCCGGGGTCAACCACGGGCAGATCTATCAGTACTTCGGCACCCGGCAGGCCCTTCTACGCGCCGCCGCCGCCGACCTGGTACAACGTCAGGCCGCCGACCAGGACGGTCATTGGGAGCTGCCGTTCTCCGAGCGCCGACAGGCCATGTTCCGTCATCGCTTGGGGGAACCCGAACTGGTAAAGCTCGAAGCGCTGTTGGCGCTCGACGGCGATGGCGACTTCTCCCCGCTGCCACGGTTCACGCAGACCCGCCAGAGTCTGGAACGGGACAGGGACGAGGGCTCACTGCCCGAGGACGCCGACGCAGTGGCCGACCATGTGATGACGGCCGCCGCACAGATGGGTTACATCATCTTCCGCGAGGCGTACGCCCGCGACACCGGAATCTCCCTGGAAGAACTCGACGAGCGAGCAGCCCGCGCGTTTGCGCGCATGGTGGCCGGGCTCACCACCCCGTCGCCGAAGCAGGGGCCGCCGGAATGA
- a CDS encoding CaiB/BaiF CoA-transferase family protein — MATLPQALPLAGIRVLDLSTVLAAPVTATFLGDFGAEVVKVEEPGRGDFTRGAKAGARSPYWAQEARNKKSVTLDLRTGRGQDLVRRLVPHFDVVITNYRPPTLRSWGLDPDALRALAPDTVLVYVTGYGLTGPYRDRGSFDRIASAFAGLTYVTGDADRSPVRSGYSTIDYMAAYLGAFSVVTALYHRDVAGGGGQVIDLALYEAGFRASEDALTSYATTGRIRERMGNRNPQIVPASDFTTSDGRRVSIHAGTDALFHRLATLMGTPELADAPEYATRAVRAENADALYTMIADWAATRTADDLTKLLSEADVPASPLMSIADIAADPHYRERGTLVTVEDPDFGELPMVAPLPRLSKTPGSIRSTGPALGAHNAEVYQGVLGLSPDELAALSSDGVI; from the coding sequence ATGGCGACACTCCCTCAGGCTCTTCCTCTGGCGGGCATACGCGTCCTCGACCTGTCCACCGTCCTCGCCGCGCCGGTCACGGCCACTTTCCTGGGCGACTTCGGCGCCGAGGTGGTCAAGGTCGAAGAACCCGGGCGCGGCGACTTCACCCGCGGGGCGAAGGCCGGAGCGCGATCCCCGTACTGGGCCCAGGAGGCGCGCAACAAGAAGTCGGTGACCCTGGACCTGCGCACCGGACGGGGACAGGACCTCGTCCGCAGGCTGGTCCCGCACTTCGACGTCGTGATCACCAACTACCGCCCTCCTACCCTGCGTTCATGGGGACTGGATCCGGACGCGCTGCGCGCTCTCGCCCCCGACACAGTGCTGGTGTACGTCACGGGATACGGTCTGACCGGCCCCTACCGCGACCGGGGCTCCTTCGACCGGATCGCGAGTGCCTTCGCCGGCCTGACATACGTGACCGGTGACGCCGACCGGTCCCCGGTACGCAGCGGCTATTCCACGATCGACTACATGGCCGCCTATCTCGGCGCCTTCTCCGTGGTCACGGCGCTGTACCACCGTGACGTGGCGGGTGGCGGCGGTCAGGTCATCGACCTCGCGCTGTACGAGGCGGGTTTCCGTGCCTCGGAGGACGCGCTCACCTCGTACGCGACGACCGGCCGGATTCGGGAGCGTATGGGCAACCGCAACCCGCAGATCGTTCCCGCCAGCGACTTCACCACGTCCGACGGACGCCGGGTCTCGATTCACGCGGGCACCGACGCACTCTTCCACCGCCTGGCCACCCTCATGGGAACACCGGAGCTGGCCGACGCCCCCGAGTACGCCACCCGCGCGGTCCGGGCCGAGAACGCCGATGCCTTGTACACGATGATTGCCGACTGGGCCGCCACCCGCACCGCGGACGATCTGACCAAGCTGCTCAGCGAGGCGGACGTTCCTGCCTCGCCGCTGATGAGCATCGCCGACATCGCCGCCGATCCGCACTACCGGGAGCGGGGCACGCTCGTCACCGTCGAAGACCCGGACTTCGGCGAACTCCCCATGGTCGCGCCCCTGCCCCGGCTGTCGAAGACCCCGGGCAGCATCCGCTCCACCGGCCCCGCTCTCGGCGCGCACAACGCCGAGGTGTACCAGGGAGTGCTCGGCCTGAGCCCGGACGAACTCGCCGCCCTCAGCTCCGACGGCGTCATCTGA
- a CDS encoding MFS transporter, which yields MTAMSEAAALGDRLDRLPLSSFHRRLVIALAGMILFEWVETYAFAFVAPALKEQWGLSLSAVALIAGVSQLGAFAGGILGGYLADRVGRRRTMLAFVTVYCAATALCVLVQSPWQLIVVRCAAHFGAQGMAVVAIVVLTEFVPATARGRLQTYKVAVGSLGIPIAAWAGYFLVPQWTWGWRLVFGLGLFGVVFAWMIRRWVPESPRWLASRGEFAQADEIVRSIERQCGTDPRTVPAAEPTGPAPPVPAPPASAPARPRMAELLVGPDRRRFLVVATMWVSGLLAYSTYNTWTPTLLSETGLDLDDTLLLSAALATAAPLGALVAVPLIDRWDRRRTQLVLGILTAATLLLFGLVRAPAAVLVLGCVVSLLFQMAVPFLQVYSAEVFPTRIRALGSGTANALSRIFNFAAPMLVAAVFSGLGYTAVFTFLAVLSLVGGCVAIAFGPGTTGLSLEAATTPNDSRTAEEPVLS from the coding sequence ATGACTGCCATGTCCGAAGCCGCCGCACTCGGGGACCGGCTCGATCGGCTCCCGCTCAGCTCGTTCCACCGCAGACTGGTCATCGCCCTGGCCGGAATGATCCTCTTCGAATGGGTGGAGACCTACGCCTTCGCGTTCGTCGCACCCGCCCTGAAAGAGCAATGGGGCCTGTCGCTTTCGGCCGTCGCCCTCATAGCCGGCGTGAGCCAGCTCGGCGCCTTCGCCGGAGGCATCCTCGGCGGCTACCTCGCCGACCGGGTGGGTCGCCGGCGCACCATGCTCGCCTTTGTCACCGTCTACTGCGCGGCTACCGCGCTGTGCGTCCTCGTGCAGAGCCCGTGGCAGCTGATCGTGGTCCGCTGTGCCGCACACTTCGGCGCGCAGGGCATGGCGGTCGTGGCCATCGTCGTGCTCACCGAATTCGTCCCGGCCACCGCCCGGGGACGGCTGCAGACCTACAAGGTCGCGGTCGGCTCGCTCGGCATCCCGATCGCCGCCTGGGCCGGCTACTTCCTCGTACCACAGTGGACTTGGGGGTGGCGACTGGTCTTCGGTCTGGGCCTGTTCGGTGTCGTCTTCGCCTGGATGATCCGCCGCTGGGTCCCCGAGAGCCCCCGCTGGCTCGCTTCCCGCGGCGAATTCGCCCAGGCCGACGAGATCGTGAGGTCCATCGAGCGGCAGTGCGGGACGGATCCGCGCACCGTGCCCGCTGCCGAGCCGACTGGTCCCGCACCGCCGGTCCCCGCACCGCCCGCATCCGCACCGGCCCGCCCCCGTATGGCCGAGCTGCTGGTGGGCCCTGATCGCCGCCGGTTCCTGGTCGTGGCGACGATGTGGGTATCCGGACTGCTCGCCTACTCCACCTACAACACCTGGACGCCCACACTCCTTTCGGAGACCGGCCTCGATCTCGACGACACACTGCTGTTGTCGGCGGCCCTGGCCACCGCCGCACCGCTGGGTGCACTCGTCGCCGTCCCGCTCATCGACCGGTGGGACCGCCGCCGCACCCAACTGGTCCTCGGTATTCTGACCGCTGCCACGCTGCTGCTCTTCGGGCTCGTCAGGGCCCCCGCAGCCGTCCTCGTCCTGGGATGCGTGGTCAGCCTGCTCTTCCAAATGGCCGTGCCTTTCCTCCAGGTGTACTCGGCCGAAGTGTTCCCCACTCGTATCCGTGCGCTCGGGTCCGGCACCGCCAACGCCCTGTCACGCATCTTCAACTTCGCCGCCCCCATGCTGGTCGCCGCGGTGTTCAGCGGGCTCGGGTACACCGCCGTGTTCACCTTTCTCGCCGTCCTCAGCCTCGTCGGCGGATGCGTGGCCATCGCATTCGGCCCCGGCACCACTGGCCTGAGCCTGGAAGCCGCAACCACTCCCAACGACTCCCGCACTGCAGAGGAACCCGTCCTGTCATGA
- a CDS encoding amidase, with translation MTDLSFASATELTDLIRRRKLSPEELMRHTLDRIRTADATLNSVVAMDPERALAESAALTSRISRGEDPGPLAGLPILVKDLEDAEGFPTSRGTSAYHNSPPATGDSLHVARLRAAGALVIGKTNLPPLGAAVHTANDAHGITRNPWNPERTPGGSSGGAAAAVAAGLVALATAGDGGGSTRIPAALCGVVGLKPSRGRIPQGPSRMPCWPQHACLSGMARTVSDTALHLDVAAGHHPADPYSLPAPASSYLDGLGTPLPALRVAVLHTLGVAAPRPEMLRALERTADILRAQGHDVRDDDAALPGAADFPAPFQLRQKVLAHNRLLGVLDDFTTRRADFEPWFADLLDGGRNIAPAEFAAYWAHRSLLDRWTAELFGRFDLLLMPTVPTTAWLAEGPDVATAVRERTLPISYTSVFNDTGHPAISVPAGLGPDGLPCAVQLVARHHREDLLLGAAQVVETAEGTLHPPAFAALA, from the coding sequence ATGACCGATCTGTCCTTCGCCTCCGCGACCGAACTCACCGATCTCATACGCCGCCGAAAGCTGTCGCCCGAGGAGCTCATGCGCCACACCCTCGACCGGATCCGGACGGCAGACGCCACACTCAACTCCGTCGTCGCCATGGACCCCGAGCGGGCACTCGCCGAATCCGCCGCCCTCACCTCACGGATCTCCCGAGGCGAGGACCCCGGCCCGCTGGCAGGGCTGCCCATCCTCGTCAAGGACTTGGAGGACGCGGAAGGCTTCCCCACCAGCAGGGGCACCAGCGCCTACCACAACAGCCCGCCCGCAACCGGCGACAGCCTGCACGTGGCTCGGCTGCGTGCGGCCGGCGCACTGGTCATCGGCAAGACGAACCTGCCGCCGCTCGGCGCCGCAGTGCACACCGCCAACGACGCCCACGGCATCACCCGAAACCCATGGAATCCGGAACGGACACCGGGCGGGTCCAGCGGCGGCGCCGCGGCAGCCGTGGCCGCCGGGCTCGTGGCCCTCGCCACCGCCGGCGACGGCGGCGGCTCCACCCGTATCCCTGCGGCACTGTGCGGTGTGGTCGGCCTCAAACCGAGCCGCGGCCGCATCCCCCAGGGCCCCTCCCGCATGCCGTGCTGGCCGCAGCACGCATGCCTCAGCGGCATGGCCCGCACCGTGTCGGACACCGCGCTGCACCTCGACGTGGCCGCAGGACACCACCCGGCCGACCCGTACTCGCTGCCCGCACCGGCAAGCTCGTACCTGGACGGCCTCGGCACACCGTTGCCCGCCCTGCGCGTGGCAGTCCTGCACACACTCGGCGTGGCCGCACCCCGGCCAGAGATGCTGCGTGCCCTCGAACGGACAGCGGACATCCTGCGCGCCCAGGGCCACGATGTACGGGACGACGACGCGGCGCTGCCCGGAGCTGCGGACTTTCCCGCGCCGTTCCAACTGCGCCAGAAAGTCCTGGCCCACAACCGGCTCCTCGGTGTCCTCGACGACTTCACCACCCGACGCGCCGATTTCGAACCATGGTTCGCCGACCTCCTTGACGGCGGCCGCAACATCGCACCGGCCGAATTCGCCGCCTACTGGGCGCACCGTTCCCTGCTCGACCGCTGGACGGCCGAACTCTTCGGCCGGTTCGACCTGCTGCTCATGCCCACCGTGCCCACAACGGCGTGGCTCGCGGAGGGGCCGGACGTGGCAACAGCCGTGCGTGAGCGGACGCTGCCGATCTCCTACACCTCCGTCTTCAACGACACCGGGCACCCCGCAATCAGTGTCCCCGCCGGACTGGGTCCGGACGGCCTGCCCTGCGCGGTACAACTCGTCGCCCGACACCACCGCGAGGACCTGCTGCTCGGCGCCGCACAGGTGGTGGAGACCGCCGAGGGCACTCTGCATCCCCCTGCCTTCGCCGCCCTCGCCTGA
- a CDS encoding DUF5713 family protein: MPITNQQVTEYAFLQQLYADEYFPDHVVDKGRAILLRLCERIEAVRPADLSALYVLTEAATEEFNLLEAEFEAAGSEIETVAREEIAEDFWFVASVYGFSGADTEELIAARDW, translated from the coding sequence ATGCCGATCACGAACCAGCAGGTGACTGAGTACGCCTTTCTGCAACAGCTCTACGCGGACGAATACTTTCCGGATCACGTCGTCGACAAGGGCAGGGCGATCCTGCTGAGGCTGTGCGAGCGGATTGAGGCAGTGCGGCCTGCGGATCTGTCGGCCCTGTACGTGCTCACGGAGGCGGCGACGGAGGAGTTCAACCTGCTGGAGGCCGAGTTCGAGGCGGCAGGGAGCGAGATCGAGACGGTTGCACGGGAGGAGATAGCCGAGGACTTCTGGTTCGTGGCGTCGGTCTACGGATTCTCGGGCGCCGATACGGAGGAGCTGATCGCCGCCAGGGATTGGTGA
- a CDS encoding HIT family protein, whose protein sequence is MVTGTGISEREEAAVAGDGCIFCAIGRGEADASIVHEDESVIAFMDLRPVNPGHLLVVPKTHAVGLEDLQEDDGVQVWKVAHRLGRALRRSGLRCEGVNLLLADGEAAFQEVFHVHLHVIPRFAGDPFRIGADWRVHEREQLDETSAAVRSSLAALDASQR, encoded by the coding sequence GTGGTGACCGGAACGGGTATTTCGGAGCGTGAGGAGGCGGCTGTGGCGGGTGACGGATGCATCTTCTGCGCGATAGGGCGCGGTGAGGCGGATGCCAGCATTGTCCATGAGGACGAGTCGGTGATCGCGTTCATGGATCTCCGGCCCGTCAACCCAGGCCACTTGTTGGTCGTTCCCAAGACTCATGCGGTGGGGTTGGAGGACCTTCAGGAGGACGACGGCGTCCAGGTCTGGAAAGTGGCGCACCGACTCGGGCGGGCACTGCGCCGATCAGGCCTGCGGTGCGAGGGCGTCAACCTGCTCCTCGCGGATGGTGAAGCGGCATTCCAGGAAGTTTTCCATGTGCACCTGCATGTCATCCCCCGCTTCGCAGGCGATCCATTTCGCATAGGCGCCGACTGGCGCGTTCATGAGCGGGAGCAGCTCGACGAGACGTCTGCTGCTGTCCGCAGCAGTCTCGCCGCCCTGGACGCCTCGCAACGTTGA
- a CDS encoding TetR/AcrR family transcriptional regulator: MEANEQGRSARKRQAIMEAATRVFMEKGYSGTSMDDIAKLAAVSKQTVYKHFSDKEKLFAEIVLATTDRIDGVIDLVADIPSDADALDENLTRLAQQFLTTLTQAQVLQLRRLVIANADVFPELGATWYEQGFERVLVTLAATFQRLAEDGLLRIDEPLLAANHFSGLLLWIPVNKAMFHGGPQHTQAELDRYATAGVRAFLAAYR, encoded by the coding sequence ATGGAAGCGAACGAGCAGGGCCGGTCGGCACGCAAGCGCCAGGCAATCATGGAGGCCGCGACCAGGGTGTTCATGGAGAAGGGCTACTCCGGCACGAGCATGGACGACATCGCGAAGCTGGCGGCCGTTTCCAAGCAGACCGTCTACAAGCACTTCTCCGACAAGGAGAAGCTGTTCGCAGAGATCGTCCTGGCCACCACCGACCGCATCGACGGCGTGATCGACCTGGTGGCCGACATCCCGTCCGACGCCGATGCGCTCGACGAGAACCTGACGCGCCTCGCCCAGCAGTTCCTCACCACCCTCACGCAGGCCCAGGTGCTTCAGCTGCGGCGCCTGGTCATCGCCAACGCGGATGTCTTCCCCGAGCTCGGCGCGACCTGGTACGAGCAGGGCTTCGAGCGAGTACTGGTCACCCTGGCAGCCACGTTCCAGCGTCTCGCCGAGGACGGACTGCTCCGGATCGACGAACCGCTCCTGGCCGCCAATCACTTCTCCGGTCTGCTGCTGTGGATCCCGGTGAACAAGGCAATGTTCCACGGCGGCCCCCAGCACACCCAAGCCGAACTCGACCGCTACGCCACCGCCGGCGTCCGCGCCTTCCTCGCCGCCTACCGCTGA
- a CDS encoding DUF998 domain-containing protein, translating into MAQTNNAPITASSMISTRRATRVLLAGGIAAGPLFLGAGLIQGFAREGFDFTRNAISQLSLGGLGWIQVTSFLLTGVLAIAGAIGIWQSLRDVPGGVWASRLVGVFGASFLLAGVFTADAGAGFPAGTPERSGASMSAHGAVHMLSGMVGFLALCAASFVLARLFAAQRQRGWAIACRLVPVGVLVGFASSSVAVLAFTAGAGLGLLWLTAVSARLLAAAPTAQQ; encoded by the coding sequence ATGGCCCAGACGAACAACGCCCCGATCACTGCCAGTTCCATGATCTCGACCCGGCGGGCGACGCGGGTCCTGCTGGCCGGCGGTATCGCGGCGGGCCCGCTGTTCCTGGGTGCGGGCCTGATTCAGGGCTTCGCCCGTGAGGGCTTCGACTTCACCCGCAACGCCATCAGCCAGCTCAGCCTCGGTGGCCTGGGCTGGATCCAGGTGACCAGCTTCCTGCTCACCGGGGTGCTGGCCATCGCCGGTGCGATCGGGATATGGCAATCACTGCGCGATGTCCCCGGTGGGGTCTGGGCCTCGCGGTTGGTAGGCGTGTTCGGCGCCTCGTTCCTTCTTGCGGGGGTGTTTACCGCCGACGCCGGCGCCGGGTTTCCGGCTGGTACCCCGGAGAGATCGGGCGCCTCGATGAGTGCGCACGGCGCCGTCCACATGCTCAGTGGGATGGTGGGTTTCCTCGCGCTGTGTGCCGCGTCCTTCGTGCTGGCCAGGCTCTTCGCCGCCCAGCGTCAGCGCGGCTGGGCCATCGCCTGCCGCCTCGTGCCGGTGGGAGTCCTCGTGGGCTTCGCAAGCTCCTCTGTCGCCGTCCTGGCCTTCACGGCCGGAGCGGGACTCGGACTCCTCTGGCTCACCGCAGTGTCGGCCCGGCTTCTCGCCGCCGCGCCGACGGCTCAGCAGTAG
- a CDS encoding DUF4287 domain-containing protein produces the protein MTEPAKGPASYFPSIEKKYGRPITEWKDLIRSSSLTKHMELVSWLKTEHGLGHGHANALVAHTLAEDSGK, from the coding sequence ATGACTGAACCGGCAAAGGGCCCCGCCAGCTACTTCCCTTCGATCGAGAAGAAGTACGGCCGTCCGATCACGGAGTGGAAGGACCTCATCCGGTCCTCTTCCCTGACCAAGCACATGGAGCTCGTCTCGTGGCTCAAGACCGAGCACGGCCTTGGTCACGGCCACGCAAATGCCCTCGTCGCACACACCCTCGCCGAAGACAGCGGCAAGTGA